A part of Streptomyces sp. DSM 40750 genomic DNA contains:
- a CDS encoding BCCT family transporter yields MTHDHRTTHHGGGALPGSEAGLPGGGRPRTDRVVFGVTAALTLAFVLWGAIWTDSLETASGKMLSGLIHNGGWAFMLAASCFVIFALWLAMSRYGRIHLGVEGEEPEFRTVSWVAMMFSAGMGIGLMFYGVSEPLAHYTSPPPGTTPEGAGERMETAMATTLFHWTLHPWAIYAVVGLAIAYSTFRKRRRQTISAVFTPLIGEKHANGTGGRVIDILAIVATIFGSAASLGLGALQIGSGFTELGWMNKVSTGLLVAIIAVLTLAFVASAVSGVEKGIQWLSNTNMVLALVLAVFVFIAGPTILILDLLPTSVFSYLGDLPQLAGRTEASGGKGVADWLGSWTVFYWAWWISWTPFVGMFIARISRGRTIRQFVGGVILVPSSVSLVWFAVFGGTAMKLQAQGRLGEEATPEGQLFGVLHEFPIATISSLLVMILVGIFFVSGADAASIVMGTLSQRGALEPGRFVVVFWGIVTGAVAAIMLMVGSGQGDALTGLQNLTILAAAPFVLVMIGMCVALMRDLRRDHVIVREEMASEAVELAVIEGHKRYDGEFEIRVGPGQGTEIEGDPIGHRGE; encoded by the coding sequence GTGACGCACGATCATCGAACCACCCACCACGGGGGAGGCGCGCTTCCAGGCTCGGAGGCGGGTCTCCCCGGCGGCGGGCGGCCCCGGACGGACCGCGTCGTGTTCGGAGTGACAGCGGCGCTCACCCTGGCCTTCGTGCTCTGGGGCGCCATCTGGACCGACTCGCTCGAAACCGCGTCCGGCAAGATGCTGAGCGGCCTGATCCACAACGGCGGCTGGGCCTTCATGCTGGCCGCCTCCTGCTTCGTGATCTTCGCCCTGTGGCTCGCGATGAGCCGCTACGGCCGTATCCACCTCGGAGTCGAGGGCGAGGAGCCCGAGTTCCGCACGGTGTCCTGGGTCGCCATGATGTTCAGCGCCGGCATGGGCATCGGCCTGATGTTCTACGGCGTCAGCGAGCCCCTCGCCCACTACACCTCGCCCCCGCCGGGCACGACCCCCGAGGGGGCCGGCGAGCGCATGGAAACGGCGATGGCGACCACCCTCTTCCACTGGACGCTGCACCCCTGGGCGATCTACGCGGTGGTCGGCCTCGCCATCGCCTACAGCACGTTCCGCAAGCGCCGCCGCCAGACCATCAGTGCCGTCTTCACCCCGCTGATCGGCGAGAAACACGCGAACGGCACCGGCGGCCGGGTCATCGACATCCTCGCGATCGTCGCCACGATCTTCGGCTCGGCGGCCTCCCTCGGCCTCGGCGCCCTCCAGATCGGCTCCGGTTTCACGGAACTGGGCTGGATGAACAAGGTGAGCACCGGTCTGCTCGTCGCCATCATCGCCGTCCTGACCCTGGCGTTCGTCGCCTCCGCCGTGTCCGGGGTGGAGAAGGGCATCCAGTGGCTGTCCAACACCAACATGGTGCTGGCCCTGGTACTGGCCGTCTTCGTCTTCATAGCCGGCCCGACCATCCTGATCCTCGACCTCCTGCCCACCTCGGTCTTCTCCTACCTCGGCGACCTGCCCCAACTCGCGGGCCGCACCGAGGCGTCCGGCGGCAAGGGCGTGGCCGACTGGCTCGGCAGCTGGACCGTCTTCTACTGGGCGTGGTGGATCTCCTGGACGCCCTTCGTCGGCATGTTCATCGCCCGCATCAGTCGCGGTCGCACCATCCGCCAGTTCGTCGGCGGCGTCATCCTCGTCCCCAGCTCGGTCAGCCTCGTCTGGTTCGCGGTCTTCGGCGGCACGGCGATGAAGCTCCAGGCGCAGGGCCGGCTCGGTGAGGAGGCGACGCCGGAGGGCCAACTCTTCGGGGTTCTCCACGAGTTCCCCATCGCCACGATCTCCAGCCTGCTCGTGATGATCCTCGTCGGCATCTTCTTCGTCTCCGGCGCCGATGCCGCGTCCATCGTCATGGGCACGCTCTCCCAGCGCGGCGCCCTCGAACCCGGCCGCTTCGTCGTCGTCTTCTGGGGCATCGTCACCGGAGCCGTCGCCGCGATCATGCTCATGGTCGGCAGCGGTCAGGGCGACGCCCTGACCGGCCTGCAGAACCTCACGATCCTGGCCGCCGCGCCCTTCGTCCTGGTGATGATCGGCATGTGCGTCGCACTGATGCGCGACCTGCGCCGGGACCACGTGATCGTCCGCGAGGAGATGGCCTCCGAGGCGGTCGAGCTCGCCGTCATCGAGGGCCACAAGCGCTACGACGGTGAGTTCGAGATCCGGGTGGGCCCGGGCCAGGGCACGGAGATCGAGGGCGACCCGATCGGCCATCGCGGAGAGTGA
- a CDS encoding FAD-dependent oxidoreductase, with amino-acid sequence MAIKSNSDVIVVGGGVVGLTTAVVLAESGGQVRIWAREPGERTTSAVAGGLWWPYRIEPEELAGEWALVSLAVYEGLAARPDETGVRMVEGVQGGAGLDELGEWASRVAGLRAATAEEYPGGGLWARLPLIDMPTHLRWLRERFLAAGGTVEERTVTDLAAVDAPVVVNCTGLGARELVPDPSVRPVRGQLVVVENPGVNTWLTSVDHSGSESTYFIPQPGGLILGGTAEEDAWSLTPDPVIAEEIVKRCAAVRPEIAGARVLDHRVGLRPARNAVRLEREVLPGGRVLVHNYGHGGAGVTVAWGCAEVAARLATV; translated from the coding sequence GTGGCCATTAAATCGAACAGCGATGTGATCGTGGTCGGTGGCGGAGTCGTCGGTCTCACGACGGCCGTCGTTCTGGCCGAGAGCGGTGGACAGGTCCGGATCTGGGCACGGGAGCCCGGAGAGCGGACCACGTCCGCCGTCGCGGGCGGACTGTGGTGGCCCTACCGGATCGAACCGGAGGAACTCGCCGGCGAGTGGGCACTCGTATCCCTGGCCGTCTACGAGGGGCTGGCGGCCCGGCCCGACGAGACGGGCGTACGCATGGTCGAGGGCGTACAAGGCGGGGCAGGGCTGGACGAGCTCGGGGAGTGGGCCTCCCGGGTGGCGGGGCTGCGGGCCGCGACAGCCGAGGAGTACCCGGGCGGTGGGCTGTGGGCGCGGCTGCCGCTGATCGACATGCCGACCCATCTGCGGTGGCTGCGCGAGCGGTTCCTCGCGGCGGGCGGGACGGTGGAGGAGCGTACGGTCACGGACCTCGCGGCGGTCGACGCGCCCGTCGTCGTCAACTGCACGGGGCTGGGTGCTCGGGAGTTGGTGCCCGATCCTTCCGTCCGGCCGGTGCGGGGGCAGTTGGTCGTCGTGGAGAACCCCGGGGTCAACACCTGGCTCACGTCGGTGGATCACTCCGGGTCCGAGAGTACGTACTTCATACCGCAGCCGGGTGGGCTGATCCTCGGCGGTACGGCGGAGGAGGACGCGTGGTCGTTGACGCCCGATCCGGTGATCGCGGAGGAGATCGTGAAGCGGTGTGCGGCGGTGCGGCCGGAGATCGCCGGGGCGCGCGTGCTCGACCATCGCGTAGGGCTGCGGCCCGCGCGGAACGCCGTACGGCTGGAGCGCGAGGTCCTGCCCGGTGGACGGGTGTTGGTCCACAACTACGGGCACGGTGGGGCCGGGGTCACGGTGGCCTGGGGTTGTGCGGAGGTCGCCGCGCGGCTGGCCACGGTGTAA
- a CDS encoding oxidoreductase, which yields MSAEYATFGLAPAMRAGGVLANGDYQVHRDFVDFIVDGRPLLFQLSDLDAVSPLASDVPPSIFTAQVRSLLLEAAAPLTRDRYVIYGCPECADLACGAVTAVIERDGDDYVWRDFAWQTEEEADLKLNGYTGIGPFRFHGPEYRSALQSLLRESGAEPSARRRVLLIGARVAVLAKLAAALRAIGIGADIAQDATGVPAEELRSYGAVAFGQAVGEADRAAVRLAFDRAGVQVAYVDGLAPIIPLLVAQIEHALDRSPAEQRRLTRLVAADGQAGIEITSTCRVELTAYRLDRLYRTHTYRFFDGILPAGRHRIGLDPKTVKGESFIVARTSGTVLVEPMTG from the coding sequence ATGTCTGCCGAGTACGCGACCTTCGGCCTGGCACCGGCGATGCGAGCCGGTGGCGTCCTCGCCAACGGTGACTACCAAGTGCACCGGGACTTCGTGGACTTCATCGTCGACGGACGCCCGCTGCTGTTCCAGCTCTCCGACCTCGACGCCGTCTCCCCACTCGCCTCCGACGTCCCGCCCTCGATCTTCACGGCCCAGGTACGCAGCCTGCTCCTGGAAGCCGCAGCACCCCTGACGCGCGACCGTTACGTCATCTACGGCTGCCCCGAATGCGCCGACCTCGCCTGCGGAGCCGTGACCGCGGTGATAGAGCGGGACGGCGACGACTATGTATGGCGGGACTTCGCCTGGCAGACGGAGGAGGAGGCCGACCTCAAGCTCAACGGCTACACGGGCATCGGTCCTTTCCGGTTCCACGGCCCCGAGTACCGCAGCGCACTGCAGTCCCTGTTGCGCGAGTCCGGCGCCGAGCCGTCCGCCCGGCGCCGGGTCCTTCTCATCGGTGCCCGTGTCGCCGTGCTCGCCAAACTCGCCGCCGCCCTGCGCGCCATCGGGATCGGCGCCGACATAGCGCAGGACGCCACCGGCGTGCCCGCCGAGGAACTGCGCTCCTACGGCGCGGTGGCCTTCGGACAGGCCGTCGGCGAGGCGGACCGTGCCGCCGTACGGCTGGCCTTCGACCGCGCCGGCGTCCAGGTCGCGTACGTCGACGGACTCGCCCCGATCATCCCGCTCCTCGTCGCCCAGATCGAACACGCCCTCGACCGCAGCCCGGCGGAACAGCGCCGCCTCACCCGCCTCGTCGCCGCTGACGGACAGGCCGGCATCGAGATCACCTCCACCTGCCGGGTGGAGCTCACCGCGTACCGCCTCGACCGGCTGTACCGCACCCACACGTACCGGTTCTTCGACGGAATCCTCCCGGCGGGCCGACACCGCATCGGACTGGACCCGAAGACCGTGAAGGGAGAATCGTTCATCGTGGCCCGGACCTCGGGGACGGTGCTGGTGGAGCCGATGACGGGGTGA